The following proteins come from a genomic window of Lasioglossum baleicum unplaced genomic scaffold, iyLasBale1 scaffold1816, whole genome shotgun sequence:
- the LOC143221015 gene encoding LOW QUALITY PROTEIN: protein jim lovell-like (The sequence of the model RefSeq protein was modified relative to this genomic sequence to represent the inferred CDS: deleted 1 base in 1 codon), whose amino-acid sequence MSSAADSPDGMALQSHYSLRWNNHQTHILQAFEALLHAEILVDVTLVCAETSLRAHKVVLSACSPFFERIFAEHPCKHPVIVLKDFPGHEVAALIDFMYRGEVRVGREELPGLMRAAESLQVRGLASSEPRPTSPPETPTADLLLGEPSTPEGARQGTPEEDDNASESTAPPSTREPAPVTTPTIFHPARDHRDRLPHMGHLNFGMRELRESCGSPLLPRRKQARPRRRSGELVPQDLSRPHPPASLSPPVSGLNLTGGHQQPQQLQHQQQQQQHHQQQQQQQSSTSSQNQQQLEDMAENLSMKRSVSPSGAEQHHVKAESSEAASSPRGSPLTGTSLLHPDGSLQDIPSAAAAAAAAAAAAGLPTMSALSLTPPHHHSEYLTSLGQLAAQWLPNHPQSQLPPPPQGHHPREGSPHRSNRTHPYQQQQQQQQQQESPLTPRRSSVTAMFPLDGVASLGGGLFPHAGALDRGSLLADLHDSFKPETLHGLFGAAGLGGHHPGKKPKKHRGDGEAPRRWGDHGSRGLPVGRPKGQHSAPRGGPPRSWTNAELTEALQHVWNKKMTTSQASRIFGIPYNSLLMYVRGKYGKSLKLEQLRRDCTGATTGEVVMNSLNNNVKAVQPPTQMTHPLAGLPPHPGDEGGFPHHSLLGGNLPQGFFPDFAAAAFPVPVSMVHLLPPSEQKAFEPAANPGGGGGGGGGGGGGGGGGGGSGGDLSTSRSSRTPSPVDHHHHHHHHESLQPQPPQSAPALLQQNGSD is encoded by the exons ATGTCGAGCGCCGCGGACAGTCCTGATGGGATGGCT TTGCAGTCGCACTACTCCTTACGATGGAACAATCATCAGACGCACATACTACAGGCCTTCGAGGCGTTGCTGCACGCGGAGATACTCGTCGACGTGACCCTGGTCTGCGCCGAGACGAGCCTCAGGGCGCACAAGGTCGTCCTTAGTGCCTGCAG TCCATTCTTCGAGAGGATATTCGCGGAGCACCCCTGCAAACATCCGGTGATCGTGCTGAAGGACTTTCCCGGGCACGAGGTAGCGGCGCTGATCGACTTCATGTACCGCGGCGAGGTGAGAGTCGGCCGAGAGGAGCTGCCAGGACTGATGAGAGCCGCGGAGAGCCTGCAGGTGCGTGGCCTAGCGTCGTCGGAGCCGAGGCCGACGTCGCCGCCGGAGACGCCGACCGCGGACCTTCTGCTCGGCGAGCCGTCGACGCCGGAGGGTGCCAGGCAGGGCACCCCCGAGGAGGATGACAACGCGTCGGAGAGCACGGCGCCGCCATCCACGCGGGAACCAGCGCCGGTCACCACGCCGACCATCTTTCATCCTGCGAGGGACCATCGCGATAGGCTGCCGCACATGGGCCACTTGAACTTTGGGATGCGCGAGTTGCGAGAGAGTTGCGGGTCGCCGCTGTTACCCCGGCGAAAACAGGCACGCCCGCGAAGGAGATCCGGCGAGTTGGTGCCGCAGGATCTCAGCCGACCTCATCCACCGGCCAGCCTCAGCCCGCCTGTAAGCGGACTCAACCTGACCGGTGGCCACCAGCAGCCGCAGCAGCTGCAACaccagcaacaacagcagcagcatcaccagcaacaacagcagcaacagtcGTCGACGAGCTCGCAGAACCAGCAGCAACTGGAAGACATGGCGGAGAATCTGTCGATGAAAAGATCCGTGTCGCCGAGCGGAGCGGAGCAGCATCACGTGAAAGCGGAGAGCAGCGAAGCGGCGAGTAGTCCGAGGGGATCACCGTTGACAGGCACGAGCCTGCTGCACCCTGACGGTTCCCTCCAAGATATTCCGTCTGCTGCGGcagcagcggcggcggcggcggccgcGGCAGGCCTGCCAACCATGTCGGCTCTGTCGTTGACGCCGCCGCATCACCACAGCGAGTACCTGACGAGTCTGGGCCAGCTGGCGGCCCAgtggttgccgaatcatccgcaGAGCCAACTGCCACCTCCGCCTCAGGGCCACCACCCGCGAGAGGGCAGTCCGCATCGGTCCAATCGGACGCATCCGTatcaacagcagcaacagcaacagcaacaacaagagTCCCCTCTGACGCCGCGACGGAGCTCCGTGACCGCCATGTTCCCGTTGGACGGCGTCGCGTCGCTAGGCGGCGGACTGTTCCCTCACGCGGGCGCCCTCGACAGGGGATCCCTGTTGGCAGATCTGCATGATAGCTTTAAACCGGAAACGCTGCACGGACTGTTCGGCGCGGCGGGTCTCGGGGGTCATCATCCGGGGAAAAAGCCAAAGAAACACAGAGGCGACGGTGAAGCGCCGCGACGATGGGGCGACCACGGCAGTCGGGGCCTGCCGGTGGGCAGGCCGAAAGGTCAGCACAGCGCGCCCAGAGGCGGACCGCCTAGGTCCTGGACAAACGCCGAGCTGACCGAGGCGCTGCAACATGTGTGGAACAAGAAGATGACCACGTCGCAGGCCAGCAGGATCTTTGGCATACCGTACAACAGCCTGCTGATGTACGTGCGCGGGAAATACGGGAAAAGTTTGAAGCTGGAACAGCTGAGAAGGGACTGCACCGGCGCGACGACCGGCGAGGTAGTGATGAATTCGCTGAACAACAACGTGAAGGCCGTCCAGCCGCCTACGCAGATGACCCATCCTCTGGCAGGTCTGCCGCCTCATCCCGGGGACGAGGGTGGATTTCCTCATCACTCGTTGCTCGGTGGTAACCTACCGCAGGGCTTCTTTCCCGACTTCGCCGCCGCGGCGTTCCCGGTCCCGGTTAGTATGGTGCATTTACTTCCGCCGAGCGAACAGAAGGCTTTCGAACCAGCCGCGAAtcccggcggcggcggcggcggtggtggcggcggtggcggcggtggcggcggaGGCGGTGGCAGTGGCGGCGATCTCTCCACCTCGCGGAGCAGTCGAACGCCTTCCCCGGTCgaccatcatcatcatcatcatcatcacgaGTCGCTGCAGCCGCAACCGCCTCAGTCGGCGCCCGCGCTACTCCAACAAAATGGTTCGGATTAG